The following coding sequences lie in one Fundulus heteroclitus isolate FHET01 chromosome 20, MU-UCD_Fhet_4.1, whole genome shotgun sequence genomic window:
- the zmynd8 gene encoding protein kinase C-binding protein 1 isoform X7 — translation MQPQSVIEEEEKTEKHPEVEEMEISTRSRDAGSTERMAQKRKVPSPSPSSNGHSPADTSPCPVKKKKKPGAVSSSKDQSELRHGPFYYAKQPALTSDPVDVVPQDGRNDFYCWLCHREGQVLCCELCPRVYHAKCLKLPAEPEGDWFCPECEKITVAECIETQSKAMMMLTTEQLSYLLKFALQKMKQPGDHPRLSSRSPHAASSQRKTFNWTEPFQKPVSLEQHPDYAEYIFHPMDLCTLEKNIKKKMYGCTEAFLADVKWILHNCIIYNGGNHKLTATAKVIVKICEHEMNEIEVCPECYLSACQKRENWFCEPCSHPHPLVWAKLKGFPFWPAKALRDKDGQVDARFFGQHDRAWVPLNNCYLMSKEIPFSVKKTKSIFNSAMQEMEVYVENMRKKFNVFNYAPFRTPYTPDNNFQLLLDPSDPASTAVKPEKPEKIKLSIDMSASPKIALTRTILPGGGVGGSTAGRRRPLGDAQRSPMSASSSAHGGSDGEQETADGSQAKSAVSQSSAGEESIDCTGNSLDSPKSADSQTADAPKQEKTPHTGSILNLNLDRSKAEMDLKELSETVQQKQGAAPALTSPKRQIKSRFQLNLDKTIESCKAQLGIEEISVDVYKGVEHSDSEDSDKSDSSESEYATDEESKPKPGQDPVPKGELQKEPAKSKAKEQSSVSQAEKDEGDLLVSNATNDTSSTVPDDSTEEKISPDLGKKNPDVTETAPEAPLPKDKSQVKQKEPKQTVPAEDSDSEKELVIDLGEEQPGKEKKRSRKDSVINKDSTAGKPEVSHSSISSATTTPSSSSSAPTLKKQRPLLPREAVPVVQRAVVWSPAAKFQTSSQKWHMQKVQRQQQTQQLVVAPQTQASSPRQSQAQALNQTQVAGDGSAAVPSSSSSAQQSSQSSRYQTRQAAKTVKQKDPPISTPAGPQASSSAASVAMPAPSSGLATPASSPAAPDLYVPTASADVAADIAKYTNKIMDAIKGTMTEIYDDLSKSTSGNTIGEIKRLRIEIEKLQWLHQQELSEMKHNLELTMAEMRQSLEQERERLMAEVKKQMELEKQQAVDETKKKQWCASCRKEAIFYCCWNTSYCDYPCQQAHWPEHMKSCTQSGNNMFQATAPQQEPEAEPTAEVPNKGAGQTSSGPTTLRDAPASASSDKDCDTEKSTENVAVTLS, via the exons TGTTATAGAAGaagaggagaaaacagaaaaacacccaGAAGTAGAAGAAATGGAGATCTCTACGAGATCAAGAG ACGCAGGCTCAACAGAGAGGATGGCCCAGAAGAGAAAGGTCCCAAGTCCTTCACCCTCATCGAATGGCCACTCCCCTGCTGACACCTCACCTTGTCcggtgaaaaagaagaaaaagcccGGAGCCGTCAGCAGCAGCAAAGACCAG TCTGAGCTAAGACATGGACCCTTTTACTACGCCAAGCAGCCAGCACTCACCTCAGACCCTGTTGACGTTGTACCGCAGGACGGCAGGAACGACTTTTACTGCTGGCTGTGCCACCGCGAGGGGCAAGTGCTCTGCTGCGAGCTCTGCCCCAGGGTATACCACGCCAAGTGTCTCAAACTGCCAGCTGAGCCCGAGGGCGACTGGTTCTGTCCCGAATGTGAG AAAATAACTGTTGCTGAGTGTATAGAGACCCAGAGCAAGGCCATGATGATGCTCACTACAGAGCAACTTTCTTACCTACTTAAGTTTGCTCTGCAGAAGATGAAGCAACCAGGT GATCATCCCCGCTTGTCATCTCGCTCCCCACATGCAGCTTCCTCGCAGAGAAAGACTTTTAATTGG ACTGAACCTTTCCAGAAACCAGTGTCTCTTGAACAGCATCCTGATTATGCAGAGTATATTTTTCATCCTATGGATCTTTGCACACTTGAGAAG aatattaaaaagaaaatgtacggCTGCACAGAGGCCTTTTTGGCAGATGTTAAATGGATTTTGCACAATTGCATTATCTACAATGGAG GCAATCACAAGCTCACAGCTACAGCTAAAGTGATCGTGAAAATCTGCGAACATGAG atgaatGAGATCGAAGTGTGTCCGGAGTGTTATCTGTCCGCTTGccaaaagagagaaaactggTTCTGTGAACCCTGT AGCCACCCGCACCCTCTCGTATGGGCCAAATTGAAAGGGTTTCCATTCTGGCCTGCTAAAGCTTTGCGGGACAAAGACGGACAAGTGGACGCCCGCTTCTTCGGCCAGCACGACAG GGCCTGGGTCCCTCTGAACAACTGCTACCTCATGTCCAAGGAGATCCCCTTCTCTGTGAAGAAGACCAAAAGCATTTTCAACAGCGCCATGCAAGAGATGGAGGTGTACGTGGAGAACATGAGAAAGAAGTTCAACGTTTTTAACTACGCCCCCTTCAGGACGCCGTACACTCCTGACAACAACTTCCAGCTGCTTCTTGATCCTTCCGACCCCGCGTCCACTGCCGTGAAACCCGAGAAACCGGAGAAGATCAAGTTGAGCATCGATATGTCCGCGTCGCCCAAGATCGCCCTGACCAGGACCATCCTGCCTGGGGGAGGAGTGGGGGGGAGCACAGCGGGGCGACGACGCCCTCTGGGTGACGCGCAGCGGTCCCCTATGAGCGCCAGCTCCTCTGCGCACGGCGGCTCCGATGGGGAGCAGGAAACGGCAGACGGGTCTCAGGCAAAATCGGCGGTCAGTCAGTCCAGCGCGGGAGAAGAGTCCATTGACTGTACAG GAAATTCCCTGGACAGTCCGAAATCAGCTGACTCTCAGACTGCTGACGCCCCCAAGCAGGAGAAGACGCCACACACTGGAAGCATTCTGAACCTTAATTTAG ATCGAAGTAAAGCAGAAATGGATCTAAAGGAGCTCAGCGAGACGGTTCAGCAGAAGCAGGGAGCCGCTCCGGCCCTCACCTCTCCAAAACGGCAGATCAAAAGCCGCTTCCAGCTAAACCTGGACAAGACAATCGAGAGTTGCAAAGCACAGTTGG GTATTGAGGAAATCTCGGTGGATGTTTATAAAGGCGTGGAGCACAGTGACTCTGAAGACTCCGACAAATCTGACTCCAGCGAGAGTGAGTATGCCACAGATGAAGAGTCAAAGCCGAAGCCTGGCCAAGACCCGGTACCCAAAGGGGAACTGCAGAAGGAGCCTGCCAAAAGTAAAGCGAAAGAGCAATCTTCTGTAAGCCAGGCAGAGAAAGACGAAGGTGATCTACTCGTGTCAAATGCCACAAATGATACCAGTTCTACGGTACCTGACGATTCGACTGAAGAAAAAATAAGCCCCGACTTGGGAAAAAAGAACCCAGATGTGACCGAAACAGCTCCAGAAGCCCCTTTGCCTAAAGACAAGTCCCAGGTGAAACAAAAGGAGCCAAAACAGACGGTGCCAGCTGAGGACTCTGACTCAGAGAAGGAGCTAGTTATTGATCTTGGAGAAGAACAGCCTggcaaagagaaaaagaggagcAGAAAAGACAGCGTTATTAACAAAGACTCAACAGCAGGTAAACCTGAAG TAAGCCACTCCTCCATCTCCAGTGCCACCACAACGCCATCGTCTTCCTCGTCTGCGCCCACTTTGAAgaaacagcgccccctgctgcccAGAGAGGCGGTGCCGGTGGTTCAGAGAGCTGTGGTGTGGAGTCCCGCTGCAAAGTTCCAGACTTCTTCTCAGAAGTGGCACATGCAGAAGGTGCAGCGGCAGCAGCAAACCCAGCAGCTCGTGGTGGCCCCACAAACGCAGGCGTCCTCTCCCAGACAGAGCCAGGCCCAAGCGCTCAACCAGACACAGGTCGCTGGCGATGGCTCCGCAGCCGTTCCttcttcctcatcctcagcTCAGCAGTCCTCGCAAAGCTCTCGCTATCAGACCAGGCAGGCTGCCAAGA CCGTTAAACAAAAGGACCCTCCCATCAGCACACCTGCAGGCCCCCAGGCATCCAGCAGTGCAGCCTCTGTTGCCATGCCAGCGCCATCATCGGGTCTGGCCACGCCCGCGTCCTCACCGGCTGCACCGGACCTGTACGTTCCCACTGCCTCGGCAGATGTGGCGGCAGACATTGCAAAGTATACAAATAAA ataatgGATGCGATTAAAGGTACGATGACTGAAATATACGATGACCTGTCTAAGAGTACTTCAGGGAACACAATAGGAGAG ATAAAACGGCTGAGAATTGAAATAGAAAAACTACAATGGTTGCATCAACAGGAGTTGTCTGAAATGAAGCACAACCTTG AGCTGACGATGGCAGAAATGAGACAGAGCCTGGAGCAGGAAAGGGAGAGGCTAATGGCCGAAGTGAAGAAGCAGATGGAGCTGGAGAAGCAGCAGGCGGTGGATGAAACCAAGAAGAAACAGTGGTGCGCTAGCTGCAGGAAAGAGGCCATCTTCTACTGCTGCTGGAACACCAGCTACTGTGATTACCCCTGTCAGCAAGCCCACTGGCCAGAACACATGAAGTCCTGCACTCAGTCAGGTAACAACATGTTCcaag CGACCGCCCCACAGCAGGAACCCGAGGCTGAGCCAACAGCGGAAGTCCCAAACAAAGGTGCAGGGCAGACGAGCAGTGGCCCTACTACCCTAAGAGATGCCCCAGCGTCTGCCTCTTCAGACAAAGACTGTGACACAGAGAAAAGTACTGAAAATGTTGCTGTAACCTTGTCTTAG
- the zmynd8 gene encoding protein kinase C-binding protein 1 isoform X8 — protein sequence MQPQSVIEEEEKTEKHPEVEEMEISTRSRDAGSTERMAQKRKVPSPSPSSNGHSPADTSPCPVKKKKKPGAVSSSKDQSELRHGPFYYAKQPALTSDPVDVVPQDGRNDFYCWLCHREGQVLCCELCPRVYHAKCLKLPAEPEGDWFCPECEKITVAECIETQSKAMMMLTTEQLSYLLKFALQKMKQPGDHPRLSSRSPHAASSQRKTFNWTEPFQKPVSLEQHPDYAEYIFHPMDLCTLEKNIKKKMYGCTEAFLADVKWILHNCIIYNGGNHKLTATAKVIVKICEHEMNEIEVCPECYLSACQKRENWFCEPCSHPHPLVWAKLKGFPFWPAKALRDKDGQVDARFFGQHDRAWVPLNNCYLMSKEIPFSVKKTKSIFNSAMQEMEVYVENMRKKFNVFNYAPFRTPYTPDNNFQLLLDPSDPASTAVKPEKPEKIKLSIDMSASPKIALTRTILPGGGVGGSTAGRRRPLGDAQRSPMSASSSAHGGSDGEQETADGSQAKSAVSQSSAGEESIDCTGNSLDSPKSADSQTADAPKQEKTPHTGSILNLNLDRSKAEMDLKELSETVQQKQGAAPALTSPKRQIKSRFQLNLDKTIESCKAQLGIEEISVDVYKGVEHSDSEDSDKSDSSESEYATDEESKPKPGQDPVPKGELQKEPAKSKAKEQSSVSQAEKDEGDLLVSNATNDTSSTVPDDSTEEKISPDLGKKNPDVTETAPEAPLPKDKSQVKQKEPKQTVPAEDSDSEKELVIDLGEEQPGKEKKRSRKDSVINKDSTAVSHSSISSATTTPSSSSSAPTLKKQRPLLPREAVPVVQRAVVWSPAAKFQTSSQKWHMQKVQRQQQTQQLVVAPQTQASSPRQSQAQALNQTQVAGDGSAAVPSSSSSAQQSSQSSRYQTRQAAKTVKQKDPPISTPAGPQASSSAASVAMPAPSSGLATPASSPAAPDLYVPTASADVAADIAKYTNKIMDAIKGTMTEIYDDLSKSTSGNTIGEIKRLRIEIEKLQWLHQQELSEMKHNLELTMAEMRQSLEQERERLMAEVKKQMELEKQQAVDETKKKQWCASCRKEAIFYCCWNTSYCDYPCQQAHWPEHMKSCTQSGNNMFQATAPQQEPEAEPTAEVPNKGAGQTSSGPTTLRDAPASASSDKDCDTEKSTENVAVTLS from the exons TGTTATAGAAGaagaggagaaaacagaaaaacacccaGAAGTAGAAGAAATGGAGATCTCTACGAGATCAAGAG ACGCAGGCTCAACAGAGAGGATGGCCCAGAAGAGAAAGGTCCCAAGTCCTTCACCCTCATCGAATGGCCACTCCCCTGCTGACACCTCACCTTGTCcggtgaaaaagaagaaaaagcccGGAGCCGTCAGCAGCAGCAAAGACCAG TCTGAGCTAAGACATGGACCCTTTTACTACGCCAAGCAGCCAGCACTCACCTCAGACCCTGTTGACGTTGTACCGCAGGACGGCAGGAACGACTTTTACTGCTGGCTGTGCCACCGCGAGGGGCAAGTGCTCTGCTGCGAGCTCTGCCCCAGGGTATACCACGCCAAGTGTCTCAAACTGCCAGCTGAGCCCGAGGGCGACTGGTTCTGTCCCGAATGTGAG AAAATAACTGTTGCTGAGTGTATAGAGACCCAGAGCAAGGCCATGATGATGCTCACTACAGAGCAACTTTCTTACCTACTTAAGTTTGCTCTGCAGAAGATGAAGCAACCAGGT GATCATCCCCGCTTGTCATCTCGCTCCCCACATGCAGCTTCCTCGCAGAGAAAGACTTTTAATTGG ACTGAACCTTTCCAGAAACCAGTGTCTCTTGAACAGCATCCTGATTATGCAGAGTATATTTTTCATCCTATGGATCTTTGCACACTTGAGAAG aatattaaaaagaaaatgtacggCTGCACAGAGGCCTTTTTGGCAGATGTTAAATGGATTTTGCACAATTGCATTATCTACAATGGAG GCAATCACAAGCTCACAGCTACAGCTAAAGTGATCGTGAAAATCTGCGAACATGAG atgaatGAGATCGAAGTGTGTCCGGAGTGTTATCTGTCCGCTTGccaaaagagagaaaactggTTCTGTGAACCCTGT AGCCACCCGCACCCTCTCGTATGGGCCAAATTGAAAGGGTTTCCATTCTGGCCTGCTAAAGCTTTGCGGGACAAAGACGGACAAGTGGACGCCCGCTTCTTCGGCCAGCACGACAG GGCCTGGGTCCCTCTGAACAACTGCTACCTCATGTCCAAGGAGATCCCCTTCTCTGTGAAGAAGACCAAAAGCATTTTCAACAGCGCCATGCAAGAGATGGAGGTGTACGTGGAGAACATGAGAAAGAAGTTCAACGTTTTTAACTACGCCCCCTTCAGGACGCCGTACACTCCTGACAACAACTTCCAGCTGCTTCTTGATCCTTCCGACCCCGCGTCCACTGCCGTGAAACCCGAGAAACCGGAGAAGATCAAGTTGAGCATCGATATGTCCGCGTCGCCCAAGATCGCCCTGACCAGGACCATCCTGCCTGGGGGAGGAGTGGGGGGGAGCACAGCGGGGCGACGACGCCCTCTGGGTGACGCGCAGCGGTCCCCTATGAGCGCCAGCTCCTCTGCGCACGGCGGCTCCGATGGGGAGCAGGAAACGGCAGACGGGTCTCAGGCAAAATCGGCGGTCAGTCAGTCCAGCGCGGGAGAAGAGTCCATTGACTGTACAG GAAATTCCCTGGACAGTCCGAAATCAGCTGACTCTCAGACTGCTGACGCCCCCAAGCAGGAGAAGACGCCACACACTGGAAGCATTCTGAACCTTAATTTAG ATCGAAGTAAAGCAGAAATGGATCTAAAGGAGCTCAGCGAGACGGTTCAGCAGAAGCAGGGAGCCGCTCCGGCCCTCACCTCTCCAAAACGGCAGATCAAAAGCCGCTTCCAGCTAAACCTGGACAAGACAATCGAGAGTTGCAAAGCACAGTTGG GTATTGAGGAAATCTCGGTGGATGTTTATAAAGGCGTGGAGCACAGTGACTCTGAAGACTCCGACAAATCTGACTCCAGCGAGAGTGAGTATGCCACAGATGAAGAGTCAAAGCCGAAGCCTGGCCAAGACCCGGTACCCAAAGGGGAACTGCAGAAGGAGCCTGCCAAAAGTAAAGCGAAAGAGCAATCTTCTGTAAGCCAGGCAGAGAAAGACGAAGGTGATCTACTCGTGTCAAATGCCACAAATGATACCAGTTCTACGGTACCTGACGATTCGACTGAAGAAAAAATAAGCCCCGACTTGGGAAAAAAGAACCCAGATGTGACCGAAACAGCTCCAGAAGCCCCTTTGCCTAAAGACAAGTCCCAGGTGAAACAAAAGGAGCCAAAACAGACGGTGCCAGCTGAGGACTCTGACTCAGAGAAGGAGCTAGTTATTGATCTTGGAGAAGAACAGCCTggcaaagagaaaaagaggagcAGAAAAGACAGCGTTATTAACAAAGACTCAACAGCAG TAAGCCACTCCTCCATCTCCAGTGCCACCACAACGCCATCGTCTTCCTCGTCTGCGCCCACTTTGAAgaaacagcgccccctgctgcccAGAGAGGCGGTGCCGGTGGTTCAGAGAGCTGTGGTGTGGAGTCCCGCTGCAAAGTTCCAGACTTCTTCTCAGAAGTGGCACATGCAGAAGGTGCAGCGGCAGCAGCAAACCCAGCAGCTCGTGGTGGCCCCACAAACGCAGGCGTCCTCTCCCAGACAGAGCCAGGCCCAAGCGCTCAACCAGACACAGGTCGCTGGCGATGGCTCCGCAGCCGTTCCttcttcctcatcctcagcTCAGCAGTCCTCGCAAAGCTCTCGCTATCAGACCAGGCAGGCTGCCAAGA CCGTTAAACAAAAGGACCCTCCCATCAGCACACCTGCAGGCCCCCAGGCATCCAGCAGTGCAGCCTCTGTTGCCATGCCAGCGCCATCATCGGGTCTGGCCACGCCCGCGTCCTCACCGGCTGCACCGGACCTGTACGTTCCCACTGCCTCGGCAGATGTGGCGGCAGACATTGCAAAGTATACAAATAAA ataatgGATGCGATTAAAGGTACGATGACTGAAATATACGATGACCTGTCTAAGAGTACTTCAGGGAACACAATAGGAGAG ATAAAACGGCTGAGAATTGAAATAGAAAAACTACAATGGTTGCATCAACAGGAGTTGTCTGAAATGAAGCACAACCTTG AGCTGACGATGGCAGAAATGAGACAGAGCCTGGAGCAGGAAAGGGAGAGGCTAATGGCCGAAGTGAAGAAGCAGATGGAGCTGGAGAAGCAGCAGGCGGTGGATGAAACCAAGAAGAAACAGTGGTGCGCTAGCTGCAGGAAAGAGGCCATCTTCTACTGCTGCTGGAACACCAGCTACTGTGATTACCCCTGTCAGCAAGCCCACTGGCCAGAACACATGAAGTCCTGCACTCAGTCAGGTAACAACATGTTCcaag CGACCGCCCCACAGCAGGAACCCGAGGCTGAGCCAACAGCGGAAGTCCCAAACAAAGGTGCAGGGCAGACGAGCAGTGGCCCTACTACCCTAAGAGATGCCCCAGCGTCTGCCTCTTCAGACAAAGACTGTGACACAGAGAAAAGTACTGAAAATGTTGCTGTAACCTTGTCTTAG
- the zmynd8 gene encoding protein kinase C-binding protein 1 isoform X10, with protein MQPQSVIEEEEKTEKHPEVEEMEISTRSRDAGSTERMAQKRKVPSPSPSSNGHSPADTSPCPVKKKKKPGAVSSSKDQSELRHGPFYYAKQPALTSDPVDVVPQDGRNDFYCWLCHREGQVLCCELCPRVYHAKCLKLPAEPEGDWFCPECEKITVAECIETQSKAMMMLTTEQLSYLLKFALQKMKQPGTEPFQKPVSLEQHPDYAEYIFHPMDLCTLEKNIKKKMYGCTEAFLADVKWILHNCIIYNGGNHKLTATAKVIVKICEHEMNEIEVCPECYLSACQKRENWFCEPCSHPHPLVWAKLKGFPFWPAKALRDKDGQVDARFFGQHDRAWVPLNNCYLMSKEIPFSVKKTKSIFNSAMQEMEVYVENMRKKFNVFNYAPFRTPYTPDNNFQLLLDPSDPASTAVKPEKPEKIKLSIDMSASPKIALTRTILPGGGVGGSTAGRRRPLGDAQRSPMSASSSAHGGSDGEQETADGSQAKSAVSQSSAGEESIDCTGNSLDSPKSADSQTADAPKQEKTPHTGSILNLNLDRSKAEMDLKELSETVQQKQGAAPALTSPKRQIKSRFQLNLDKTIESCKAQLGIEEISVDVYKGVEHSDSEDSDKSDSSESEYATDEESKPKPGQDPVPKGELQKEPAKSKAKEQSSVSQAEKDEGDLLVSNATNDTSSTVPDDSTEEKISPDLGKKNPDVTETAPEAPLPKDKSQVKQKEPKQTVPAEDSDSEKELVIDLGEEQPGKEKKRSRKDSVINKDSTAGKPEGKALTTSVPPSPNTPATSTSCSVSTQSLMAVPVTMVTFTASSPATVSHSSISSATTTPSSSSSAPTLKKQRPLLPREAVPVVQRAVVWSPAAKFQTSSQKWHMQKVQRQQQTQQLVVAPQTQASSPRQSQAQALNQTQVAGDGSAAVPSSSSSAQQSSQSSRYQTRQAAKTVKQKDPPISTPAGPQASSSAASVAMPAPSSGLATPASSPAAPDLYVPTASADVAADIAKYTNKIMDAIKGTMTEIYDDLSKSTSGNTIGEIKRLRIEIEKLQWLHQQELSEMKHNLELTMAEMRQSLEQERERLMAEVKKQMELEKQQAVDETKKKQWCASCRKEAIFYCCWNTSYCDYPCQQAHWPEHMKSCTQSATAPQQEPEAEPTAEVPNKGAGQTSSGPTTLRDAPASASSDKDCDTEKSTENVAVTLS; from the exons TGTTATAGAAGaagaggagaaaacagaaaaacacccaGAAGTAGAAGAAATGGAGATCTCTACGAGATCAAGAG ACGCAGGCTCAACAGAGAGGATGGCCCAGAAGAGAAAGGTCCCAAGTCCTTCACCCTCATCGAATGGCCACTCCCCTGCTGACACCTCACCTTGTCcggtgaaaaagaagaaaaagcccGGAGCCGTCAGCAGCAGCAAAGACCAG TCTGAGCTAAGACATGGACCCTTTTACTACGCCAAGCAGCCAGCACTCACCTCAGACCCTGTTGACGTTGTACCGCAGGACGGCAGGAACGACTTTTACTGCTGGCTGTGCCACCGCGAGGGGCAAGTGCTCTGCTGCGAGCTCTGCCCCAGGGTATACCACGCCAAGTGTCTCAAACTGCCAGCTGAGCCCGAGGGCGACTGGTTCTGTCCCGAATGTGAG AAAATAACTGTTGCTGAGTGTATAGAGACCCAGAGCAAGGCCATGATGATGCTCACTACAGAGCAACTTTCTTACCTACTTAAGTTTGCTCTGCAGAAGATGAAGCAACCAGGT ACTGAACCTTTCCAGAAACCAGTGTCTCTTGAACAGCATCCTGATTATGCAGAGTATATTTTTCATCCTATGGATCTTTGCACACTTGAGAAG aatattaaaaagaaaatgtacggCTGCACAGAGGCCTTTTTGGCAGATGTTAAATGGATTTTGCACAATTGCATTATCTACAATGGAG GCAATCACAAGCTCACAGCTACAGCTAAAGTGATCGTGAAAATCTGCGAACATGAG atgaatGAGATCGAAGTGTGTCCGGAGTGTTATCTGTCCGCTTGccaaaagagagaaaactggTTCTGTGAACCCTGT AGCCACCCGCACCCTCTCGTATGGGCCAAATTGAAAGGGTTTCCATTCTGGCCTGCTAAAGCTTTGCGGGACAAAGACGGACAAGTGGACGCCCGCTTCTTCGGCCAGCACGACAG GGCCTGGGTCCCTCTGAACAACTGCTACCTCATGTCCAAGGAGATCCCCTTCTCTGTGAAGAAGACCAAAAGCATTTTCAACAGCGCCATGCAAGAGATGGAGGTGTACGTGGAGAACATGAGAAAGAAGTTCAACGTTTTTAACTACGCCCCCTTCAGGACGCCGTACACTCCTGACAACAACTTCCAGCTGCTTCTTGATCCTTCCGACCCCGCGTCCACTGCCGTGAAACCCGAGAAACCGGAGAAGATCAAGTTGAGCATCGATATGTCCGCGTCGCCCAAGATCGCCCTGACCAGGACCATCCTGCCTGGGGGAGGAGTGGGGGGGAGCACAGCGGGGCGACGACGCCCTCTGGGTGACGCGCAGCGGTCCCCTATGAGCGCCAGCTCCTCTGCGCACGGCGGCTCCGATGGGGAGCAGGAAACGGCAGACGGGTCTCAGGCAAAATCGGCGGTCAGTCAGTCCAGCGCGGGAGAAGAGTCCATTGACTGTACAG GAAATTCCCTGGACAGTCCGAAATCAGCTGACTCTCAGACTGCTGACGCCCCCAAGCAGGAGAAGACGCCACACACTGGAAGCATTCTGAACCTTAATTTAG ATCGAAGTAAAGCAGAAATGGATCTAAAGGAGCTCAGCGAGACGGTTCAGCAGAAGCAGGGAGCCGCTCCGGCCCTCACCTCTCCAAAACGGCAGATCAAAAGCCGCTTCCAGCTAAACCTGGACAAGACAATCGAGAGTTGCAAAGCACAGTTGG GTATTGAGGAAATCTCGGTGGATGTTTATAAAGGCGTGGAGCACAGTGACTCTGAAGACTCCGACAAATCTGACTCCAGCGAGAGTGAGTATGCCACAGATGAAGAGTCAAAGCCGAAGCCTGGCCAAGACCCGGTACCCAAAGGGGAACTGCAGAAGGAGCCTGCCAAAAGTAAAGCGAAAGAGCAATCTTCTGTAAGCCAGGCAGAGAAAGACGAAGGTGATCTACTCGTGTCAAATGCCACAAATGATACCAGTTCTACGGTACCTGACGATTCGACTGAAGAAAAAATAAGCCCCGACTTGGGAAAAAAGAACCCAGATGTGACCGAAACAGCTCCAGAAGCCCCTTTGCCTAAAGACAAGTCCCAGGTGAAACAAAAGGAGCCAAAACAGACGGTGCCAGCTGAGGACTCTGACTCAGAGAAGGAGCTAGTTATTGATCTTGGAGAAGAACAGCCTggcaaagagaaaaagaggagcAGAAAAGACAGCGTTATTAACAAAGACTCAACAGCAGGTAAACCTGAAG gAAAAGCTTTGACCACATCAGTGCCCCCATCACCAAACACCCCCGCCACTTCCACATCCTGCAGTGTTTCCACTCAGTCTCTTATGGCCGTTCCTGTCACTATGGTCACATTCACTGCTTCCTCTCCTGCAACAGTAAGCCACTCCTCCATCTCCAGTGCCACCACAACGCCATCGTCTTCCTCGTCTGCGCCCACTTTGAAgaaacagcgccccctgctgcccAGAGAGGCGGTGCCGGTGGTTCAGAGAGCTGTGGTGTGGAGTCCCGCTGCAAAGTTCCAGACTTCTTCTCAGAAGTGGCACATGCAGAAGGTGCAGCGGCAGCAGCAAACCCAGCAGCTCGTGGTGGCCCCACAAACGCAGGCGTCCTCTCCCAGACAGAGCCAGGCCCAAGCGCTCAACCAGACACAGGTCGCTGGCGATGGCTCCGCAGCCGTTCCttcttcctcatcctcagcTCAGCAGTCCTCGCAAAGCTCTCGCTATCAGACCAGGCAGGCTGCCAAGA CCGTTAAACAAAAGGACCCTCCCATCAGCACACCTGCAGGCCCCCAGGCATCCAGCAGTGCAGCCTCTGTTGCCATGCCAGCGCCATCATCGGGTCTGGCCACGCCCGCGTCCTCACCGGCTGCACCGGACCTGTACGTTCCCACTGCCTCGGCAGATGTGGCGGCAGACATTGCAAAGTATACAAATAAA ataatgGATGCGATTAAAGGTACGATGACTGAAATATACGATGACCTGTCTAAGAGTACTTCAGGGAACACAATAGGAGAG ATAAAACGGCTGAGAATTGAAATAGAAAAACTACAATGGTTGCATCAACAGGAGTTGTCTGAAATGAAGCACAACCTTG AGCTGACGATGGCAGAAATGAGACAGAGCCTGGAGCAGGAAAGGGAGAGGCTAATGGCCGAAGTGAAGAAGCAGATGGAGCTGGAGAAGCAGCAGGCGGTGGATGAAACCAAGAAGAAACAGTGGTGCGCTAGCTGCAGGAAAGAGGCCATCTTCTACTGCTGCTGGAACACCAGCTACTGTGATTACCCCTGTCAGCAAGCCCACTGGCCAGAACACATGAAGTCCTGCACTCAGTCAG CGACCGCCCCACAGCAGGAACCCGAGGCTGAGCCAACAGCGGAAGTCCCAAACAAAGGTGCAGGGCAGACGAGCAGTGGCCCTACTACCCTAAGAGATGCCCCAGCGTCTGCCTCTTCAGACAAAGACTGTGACACAGAGAAAAGTACTGAAAATGTTGCTGTAACCTTGTCTTAG